DNA from Actinoplanes sp. SE50/110:
TGCCGATCCTCAACCGCCTGGAAGAAGCCCGCCGGCTCGACGGCGTGAGCGACAAGCTGCAGTCCGCGGTCAGCGCCGCGGTCCGCCCGCAACGGCTGCGTGACCTGCTGCACGGCACCTGGCTGGGTCATCCGCTGCACCCGGTGATGGTGCAGGTGCCGGTCGGGGCGTTCGTCTCGACCGCGATCCTCGACCTGCTGCCCGGCGTGCGGCGGGCGCAGCAGACCCTGCTGGCCGTCGGTGTGGCGACCGCGGTCCCGGCCGCGGTGGCCGGCTGGACGGACTGGTCGCAGATGACCCGGGACCGCCGCCGGGTGGGCCTGGTGCACGCCGGCTCCAACGCGGTCGCGATCGGCCTGTACGCCGCCTCGCTGGTGGCCCGGTTGCGCGGCCGGACGGCCCGGGGCAAGGCACTGAGCCTGGCCGGGCTGAGCGCGGCGGGGTTCGGGGCGTATCTGGGCGGGCATCTCGCGTACGCGCAGAGTGCCGGAACCAATCAGGCGGCGCCGGACCTGGCGCGCCTGCCCGAGGAGTGGACCGAGGTCTGCTCGCTGGCCTCGGTGCCGGAGCGGCGGACCGTGGTGCGGCTGGCCGGCGACGTGCCGGTGCTGCTGTACCGGATCGGCGACCGGGTGTCGGCGCTGGTCGAGCGGTGCGGCCACGAGACCGGTCCGCTGGGCGAGGGCGACGTGACCGGTGCCGGCTGGGACGCGTGCGTGGTGTGCCCGTGGCACGGCAGCACGTTCCGGCTCGCCGACGGCGCCGTGGTGCACGGGCCGGCCGCCAACAACCAGCCGGTGATCCCGGTCCGCGTCCAGGACGGCCGGGTCGAGATCCGCCGGCCGTGAGCCCCCGAGGCGAAGGAGGAGAATCCATGCCCACCCGCGACGAGATGCCGTCGACGCTGCGGCGTTCCCCGAAGAAGGCGCAGGACACGTACGTCGCGGCCCACGACTCCGCGGTCGATCAGTACGGTGAGGGGGAACGCGCGCACCGCACCGCGTTCTCCGCGGTCAAGCACTCGTTCGAGAAGGTCGGCGACCACTGGGAGCCGAAGGCGAAGAAGGGCCCGAGCGACGCGAAGGCCGCCGGTGGCCGGGACACCCGGGCCGAGACGGCCGGTGGGGTGGATGCCAACGCCAGCAAGGAGCACCTGCTCGACCTCGCGAAGCGGCTCGACGTCACCGGCCGGTCCCGGATGACCAAGGCCGAGCTGGTCGACGCGATCCAGAAGGCGAACGACCGGAGCACCCGCAAGGCCCGCTCCTGACCAGCCTCGGCGGGCTGCCGGTCAGGGGACCAGCAGCTCGCCCAGGCCGGAGATGGCCAGCACCCGGGCCACGTACGGCTGCACCCCGGTGATCAGCATCCGCACCTCGCGCTGCCGGGCCACCTCGTACACCGCGGTCAGCATCCCGATCCCGGCCGCGCTCAGCAGCGGGACCCCGGACAGGTCGACGGTCAGCCGGCGGCCCCGCCCGCAGGTGCCGGCCGCGGTCATCAGATCGCGGCGCACCTGGTTGGCGTTGTCCCGGTCGATCTCGCCGCGCACGTCGGCCCGCACCCCGTCCGGCACGGCGGTGGCCAGCACCAGGTGTTCCGGGGCGCCGGCGCCGGCCCAGGGCGGCGTCACGTCGGTCAGCATCGCCTCGCGCAGCCAGGACAGGGTGCGGCTGAGCAGCCGGGACACGTGCATCTGCGAGATGCCCAGTTCGTCGGCGATCTCGACCTGGCTCAGGTTGCCCCAGAACCGCAGCGCCAGTAGCCGCCGCTCGCGGGCCGGCAGCTCGCAGAGCAGGCTTTCGACGGTGGTCCGGTCGTCGACCAGGGACAGGTCGCCGTCCACGTCGCCGATCAGGTCGCCGGCCTCGGAGCCGGTGTCGCCGAGCGGCACGTTCAGCGATTCGGTGTTGTGCGCGGCCGCGGACGTCTGCGCGCCGCGCACCTGCGTCTCGTCCAGGCCGAGGCGTTCGGCCAACTCGGCCAACGTCGGTGTGCGGGCCAGTTCGCTGGTCAGCTCGGCGCGGGCGTGCACGAATTCGAGCACCCGGTCCTGCTGTCCGCGCGGCACGTGCACCCCCCAGGTGTGGTCCCGGAAGTGCCGTTTGATCTCCCCGGTGATGGTCAGGATCGCGTACGCGGTGAACGATCCCCGCTGTGGGTCGAACCGGTCCACCGTCTTGATCAGCCCCAGCCGCGCCACCTGCACCAGGTCGTCGGTGGGCTCGCCGCGTCCGCGGTAGCGGCGGGCCAGCCGTCCGGCGAACGGCAGCGCCTCCCGGACGAAGCGTTCTCTCAGTCGCCGCTGTTCCCGGCAGTCGGCGCGTTCGCATGCGTGGGCGTACCTGTCGGCCATCAGGTCCAGGTCTTCAAGTGGTTCCAGCCGGTCCAGGTCCCGCATGGGACAACCCTTCGTTGAGACCCCGCACGGGTCCGACCTACCCACTGTGCCCCAGGAGGATGCCCCGAAACCCGGCAACCGTCCGGGTTGCCTTCTGGTAGTGCGTGCGTTCAGGGCCGAAGCGATCCCGGCCCGATGCCCGAAGAGTCTGACGGCGCCGAGGTCCGGCGTCGTCACCTTTCAGGGGGTATCGCCGCTTTGGCACCGATGTTCGCACCGCTCCGGGAGCGCAACTACCGCCTCTGGGCCACCGCCGACCTGGTGTCCACCGCCGGCACGTGGATGCAGGTCCTCGGCCTGAACTGGCTGATCCTCTCGGACACCGGCTCGGCCGCCACCATGGGCCTGGTCGTCATGCTGCAGGCCCTGCCGGTCCTGATCCTGGGCACCTGGGGCGGGGCGCTCGCCGACCGGCTGCCGGCCCGCCCGCTGCTGATCGCCTCGCAGGCGGTCCGCGCGCTGCTCGCCCTGGCCCTGGTCGCGCACGGCGGCCACCCGCTGATCTACGCGGTGGCGCTCGCCTCCGGGGTGATCAGCTCGTTCGAGGGCCCGGCCCTGGGCCGGTTCGGCTCCGCCCTGGTCCCGCCGTCCGCGCTCGGCTCGGCGCTGGCCCTCGGCTCGGTGCTCAGTTCGGCCGGCCGGATCGGGGGCATGGCCCTGGGCGGCATCCTGGTCGGCGTCACCGGCCCGGCCGCCCTGTTCGTGATCAACGCGGTCTCGTACCTGGCGGTGATCGGCGCCCTGTCCGCGATGCGCACCGGCGAGCTGCGCGACCTGCCCACCGCCGCTCCCGGCGAGCGCGGCATCCGCTCCGGCCTGCGCTACATCGCCGGTCAGCCGATCGTCCTGATCGTGCTGGCGCTGTCCTTCGTCCTCGGCTCGCTGGGCCGCAACTACCAGGTCAGCATGGCCGCCATGACGGCCGGTCCGCTGCACGCCGGTTCCGGCGCCTACGGCCTGCTGTCCACCGTCTTCGCGGTCGGCGCGGTCCTCGGCGGCCTGCTGCTGGCCGGCTCCGGCCGCTCCACCCTGCGGGTGCTGCTCGGCACCGGCCTCACCATCAGCCTGCTGCAGCTCGGCGCCGGCCTGGCCCCGAATCTCACCTCGTTCGCCGCCCTGATCCTCCCGATCGCCGCCGGCGCGGTCGTCTTCGACACCGTCGTCTCCACCCGGATCCAGCTGGACACCCGCGAGGACATGCGCGGCCGGGTGCTGGCCGCGGTCGGCATCGTCTCCTCCCTGTCCGGGATGTTCGGCGCCCCGGCGGTCGGCTGGCTCTGCGACACCGCCGGCCCCCGCGGCGCGCTGCTGCTCGGTGGCGCGATCACCACCGCCGCCGCGCTGGCCGGCGCGGCGGCCGTCGCCCGCGCCACCGGCCGTGGGCTGCACCTGCCGGAGCCCTTCACCCCGGCGGAGCAGATGGCCTGATCCGCACGGTGACAGTCCCCGCTCGGGTGAGCGGGGACTGTTTCGTCGCGACCCGGGTATGCCCCGCCCCATGTCCGTGATCAACGCCCAGGACGTCGAAACCGACGAGGTCACCGTGGTGGTCGCCACCCGCAACCGCGCCGACCGGCTCCGCGACACCGTCCCGCATCACCGAGCGCCGACGATCATCGTCGACAACGCCTCGGACCAGCCCCTGGACTTCCCCGGCGTGGTCCGGCTTCCGGAGAATCTCGGGGCCGCCGCCCGCAACATCGGCGTCGAGCTGGCCACCACCCCGTACGTCGCGTTCGCCGACGACGACTCGTACTGGCAGCCGGACTCCCTGGCCCAGGCCGCCAAGATCTTCCGTGCCCACCCCCGGACGGCCCTGCTGACGGCCCGGGTGCTGATCGGTCCCGAAGCCCGCGTCGACCCGATCTCGGACGAGATGGCCCGGGCTCCGCTCGGCACCGCGCCGGACGCCCCCGGCCCCGCGGTCCTCGGCTTCCTGTCCTGCGCCACGATCGTCCGACGCGACGCGTTCCTTGGGGTCAACGGCTTTCACCCCAGGCTCTTCGTGTACGGCGAGGAAGCCCTGCTCGCGATGGACCTCGCCGCCGCGGGCCATCATCTCGCCTACGTGCAGGCGCTGACCGTCCGCCACTTCCCGGAGCCGGCCGGCCGTGACCCCCGGGCCCGCCTGCGCCGCGAAGCCCGCAACCGGGCCCTGACCGCGCTGCTGCGCCGCCCGCCACGAGTGGTCGCGACGACCCTGGCCGAGGTCGCCCGCACCGAGCCGGCAGCCCTGCTGGACGTCACCCGGGACCTGCCGTGGGCGCTCACCCATCGGCGTCCGCTCCCCGGCGAGGTGGAGGCGGCCCTGCGCCGCCTGGAAAGCTGACCGCCCGGTTCCGGGCGGGGAGGACCCTGGCGCAGGGTGCCCCCGCCCACTCCGGAGCGACCGCTACCATCCGCCGGCCGGCGCGGCCAGGTGCACCACCTTCGTGCAGGTCATCTCGTCGAGCAACTCCGGCCCGTAGCCGAACCCGCTCCCGGAGAACCCCCGGGGCTGAGCCGCGCCCCCCGGCGCCCCGCCGAACACCGCGTTGATCTTCACGGTCCCGGCCGGCAGGGCACGCCATGCCGCCTGGGCGTTGCTCATCGACGGCGTCAGGACGGTGGCCGCGAGACCGTAGTCGGAGGCACCGGACCGGCGCAGGCCGTCGGCGAACGAGTCCACCACCATCACCGGCGCCACCGGGCCGAACGTCTCGTCGCGCATCACCGCCATGTCGTCGGTGCAGTCGGAGAGCACGGTGGGCGGATAGAACGCCCCCGGCCCGGCCGGTACCGCCCCGCCGCGCAGCGCCACCGCACCGTCCTTCACGGCCCGCTGCACCTGGTCGTCCACCGCCGCCCGCAACCGCCGGTCCACCAGTGGCCCGATCCGCGACCCCCAGGCCTCCGCCTCGGACTCCAGCGCCGCCAGGAACTCCCCGGCCACCGCCCGGTGCACGTAGATGCGTTCCACCGCGACGCAGATCTGCCCCGAGTTGGCGAACGCGCCCAGCGCCGCCTGCCCGGCCGCCCATCCCGGATCCACCCCGGCATCGACCAGCAGCGGATCCTTGCCGCCGTTCTCCAGCAGCGCCTTCGCCCCGGTCCGCGCGCACGCCGCGGCGATCGACCGCCCGGTCGCCGTCGACCCCACGTGCGCCACCACGTCGACCCGGGCCGCCGCCAGCACCGCACCCACCGCGCCGTCCCCGGCGACCATGTTCAGCACGCCGGCCGGGAAGTGCAGGGCGAACAGCTCGATCAGCCGGTGCCCGGTCCCCGGCGTCCGCTCGCTCGGCTTGTGCACCACCGTGTTGCCGGTCACCAGCGCCGCCCCGAGCAGCCCGCAGGCCACCGCCACCGGGTCGTTCCACGGCGTGATCACCGCGACCACCCCGCGCGGCCCGTACGCCATCAGGTCGATCGCGTCGTCGTTGCCGGCCAGCGTCCGCCCGCGGTGCACCGGGCCGAGTTCGGCGTACTGCCGCAGCGTGCCGACCCCGGCCAGCACCGAGTCGCGGGCGTCGGCGACCGGCTTGCCCATCTCCGCCGACATCAGGGCGGCGAGCTCGTCGGCGTCCGCCTCCACCGCGTTCGCCACCGCGTGCAGCGCCGCCCCGCGGGCCGCCGGAGCGGTCGCGGCCCAGCCCGGCGCGGCGTCGCGGGCCGCGCCCACCGCGGCCACCACGTCCCCCTCGTCGGAGGCCACGGTCCGGGTGACGAGACTGTCGTCGGCCGGGTTCGAAACGGTCAGTTCGCGGCCGGAGCCGCCCGGGCGCCACGCGCCGCCGATGAGCTGGGTGACCTCACGCATACCCGAGCGGATGCCCCGTGGAAATGACGGCAAACCAGCCCTGCGAGCGAATGTTTCCGCTGTTCAGGAAGGCCGACAAGTTTTTTTCGAGAAGTCGGTGATCTTGGGCGTAAGTCGGCGGCGCCGGGGTATCCGCCGCAGCATGCGAGTCCTGGGAATCAACGCGATCTTCCACGATCCGGCGGCTGCTCTGATCGTGGACGGTCAGGTGGTGGCCGCCGCCGAGGAGGAGCGGTTCAGCCGCCGCAAGCACGGCAAGCGCCCGGTCCCGTTCGCCGCCTGGGAGCTGCCCGAACTCTCCGCCGCGTGGTGTCTGCAGGAGGCCGGGCTGACCCCCGGTGACCTGGACGCGGTCGCCTACTCGTTCGACCCCGGGATCACCCGGGACGCCGCCGACCTGGGCCTCGACGACCCCTGGGACCACCTGCGCGTCGACTATGCCCGGCGGGCCCCGCAGTTCCTCGCCGCCGCGCTGCCCGGCCTCGACCCGGAACAGGTCCGCTTCGTGCCGCACCACGTCGCGCACGCGGCCTCGGCCGGGCTGTCCGTGCCGGACGACAACGCGGTGCTGGTCCTCGACGGGCGCGGCGAGGTCGCCGGGCACCTGGCCGGCGCCTACCGCGACGGCGAGCTGAGCGTGCTGCGCACCCAGGAACTGCCGCACTCGCTCGGGCTGCTCTACGAGGACCTGACCCGCCACCTCGGCTTCCTGCACTCCAGCGACGAGTACAAGGTGATGGCGCTCGCGTCGTACGGCAAGCCGAAGTTCCTCGATCTTCTCCGGGAGCTGGTCCGCAGCACCGGCGACGGCGGGTTCACCGTCGAGCGCATCGACTGGGGCGCGCTGGCCAAGCCGTGCGCGCCCGGCGCGGAACTCTCGGACGTGCACGCCGACCTCGCCGCCAGCGTGCAGAAACGCCTGGAAGAGGTGATCCTCGACCTGGCCCGGTGGACCTACGAGGCGTCCGGTGGCCTGCCCACTCTCACCATGGCCGGCGGCACCGCGCTCAACTGCGTGGCCAACGGCCGGCTGGCCGCCGAGGGCCCGTTCGACCGGGTCTGGGTGCAGCCGGCGGCCGGCGACTCCGGCACCGCGCTCGGCGCGGCCCTCGCGGTACACGGGCAGAGCATCCCGTTCACCACCGCCGCGCTCGGCCGCGGCTGGTCCGACGAGGAGCTGGAAGCCGACCTGAAGCGGGCCGCACTGCCCTACACCCGGCCCGCGTCGATCGCCGCCGAAGCCGCCGAGGTGCTCGCCCGCAACGGCATCGTCGCCTGGTACCAGGGGCGCAGCGAGTACGGCCCGCGCGCGCTCGGGCACCGCTCGCTGCTCGCCCACCCCGGCGACAAGGACACCCAGCGCCGGATGAACGACGTGAAGGGCCGCGAGCAGTTCCGCCCGATCGCCCCGATGGTCCGCGCCGAACGGTTCCACGACATCTTCGAAGGCGTCTACCCGAGCGAGCACATGCTGTTCGTGCACCGGGTCAAGCCGGACTGGCGGGATCGGATCCCGGCCGTCGTGCACGTCGACGGCACCGCCCGGGTGCAGACCGTGCACGCCGACACCGAGCCGGTGGTCGCCGAGATGCTCGCCGAGTTCGAGAAGCGGACCGGCCTGCCGGTGGTGGTCAACACCTCGCTGAACACCGCCGGGCGCCCGATGGTCGACACGCCCCGCGAGGCGATGGAACTGTTCGGATCGGCGCCGGTCGATCTGCTCGCGATCGGCCCGTTCGCGGTCCACCGGGCCGGGGCGTTCCGCGCGTGATCACCGTCGTGGTGCCGACCCTCGGCCGTCCCAGCCTGGGCGCGCTGCTCGCCGCGCTACCCCGCGACCTGGACATCCTGGTGGTCGACGACCGCCCGTTCCCGCCCGATCCGCTGACCGTTCCGGACCACGTCACGGTGATCCCGGGGCCGGCCTGCGGGCCGGCCGCGGCGCGCAACGCCGGCTGGCGGGCCACCCGCGCCGAGTGGGTGGTCTTCCTCGACGACGACGTGCTGCCTGGCCCGGACTGGGCGGGGCGGCTCGCCGACGATCTGGCCGACGCGAAACCGGACGTCGGCGGCGTGCAGGGCCGGCTGCGGGTGCCGCTGCCCGGGCACCGCCGGCCGACCGACTGGGAGCGGGTCACCGCCGGCCTGGCCGACGGGTCCTGGCTGACCGCCGACATGGCCTACCGCCGGGCGGCCCTCGAAGCGGTCGACGGCTTCGACGAGCGGCTGCCGCGCGCCTTCCGCGAGGACGCGGACCTGGCCTACCGGGTGCGCGCGGCCGGCTGGCGGCTGACGACGGGGGAGCGCACGACACTGCACCCGGTCCGCCCGGAGAGCCCCTGGGTCAGCCTGCGCACCCAGCGGGGCAACGCCGACGACGCCCTGCTGCGCCGGATCCACGGTCCGGACTGGCGGCGGCGCCTGGAGATCCCGCCCGGCCGCCGGTCCCGGCACGCGGGGATCACCGGGCTGCTCGCCGCCGCGCTGATCGCCGGGGCGGCCGCGGCGGTCACCCGGCGCCGCGGCTGGACGGTCGCCGCGGCGGCCGCGGCCACCGGCTGGGTGGCCGGCACCGCCGAGTTCGCCACCGCCCGGATCGCGCCCGGGCCGCGCGACCGGCGGGAGGTCGCGACGATGGTCGTCACCAGCGTCGCCATTCCGCCGGTGGCGGTCGCCCACTGGCTGCGCGGCTGGTGGCGCTGGCGATCAGCGGCACCCAAAGCAGCGGCGGCATTGACAGCAGCGGCCCCCGAAGCAGCGGCGGCATTGACAGCAGCGGCCCCCGAAGCAGCGGCGGCGTTGACAGCAGCGGCATCCAACGCAGCGGCGGCACCCGAGGCGGCAGGGCGGCACGTAACGGCCCCGGAGGCAGCGGCGGCGGCACCGAGACCGGCGGCCGGGTGATGTCGCGGCTCTACGACGCCGTCCTGTTCGACCGGGACGGCACGCTGATCGCCGACGTCCCCTACAACGGTGACCCGGACCGGGTCCGGCCGATGCCCGGCGCCCGGGCCGCCCTCGACCGCCTGCGCGCCGCCGGCCTGCGCCTCGGCGTCGTCACCAACCAGTCCGGGCTGGCCCGCGGCAACTTCACCCCCGGGCAGCTCGCCTCCGTCCACCACCGGGTCGAGGAGCTGCTCGGCCCGTTCGACACCTGGCAGATCTGCCCGCACGACGACACCGCCGGCTGCGACTGCCGCAAACCGCGACCGGGAATGATCGTCGAGGCCGCGCGGGCGCTGGGCACCACCCCGCAGCGCTGCGTGGTGGTCGGCGACATCGGGCGGGACATGGCCGCGGCCCTGGCCGCCGGGGCCGCCGGCATCCTGGTGCCGACCCCGGTCACGCTGCCCGACGAGGTCGACGCCGCCCCGGCCGTGGTGCCCGACCTGACCGCGGCCGCCGAGCTGATCCTGCACCGCGAAGCCCTGGTCACCCCGGCGCCGCGGCCCCACCCGGCCGGCACGGTGCTGGTGGTGCGCTCCGACTCGGCCGGCGACGTGCTGGTCACCGGGCCGGCGATCCGGGCGGTCGCGCACGGCAGTGAGCGGGTGGTGCTGCTCTGCGGGCCCCGCGGCCGGGCGGCGGCCGAGCTGCTGCCCGGCGTCGACGAACTGATCTCGTGGAAGCTGCCGTGGATCGACCCGGAACCCGATCCGGTGGCGGCGGCCGATCTCGGCGGGCTGACCGAGCGGATCCGGGCGGCCGGGGTGGACGAGGCGGTGGTGTTCACCTCGTACCACCAGTCGGCGCTGCCGCTCGCGCTGCTGCTGCGCACCGCCGGGGTGCAGCGGATCACCGCGATCAGCGAGGACTATCCGGGCTCCCTGCTGGACGTGCGGCACCGGGTACCGCCCGGGGTGCCGGAGCCGGAACGGGCCCGCAGCGTGGCCGCGGCGGCCGGGTTCGGACTGCCCCCGGGCGACGACGGCGGCCTGCGGGTACGCGGCGACGACGGCTTCCCGGCCCGCGCCGGCGGCGGCCCGCGAGTACGTGACGGTAAGGGCCCACGACTGCGTGACGGCGAGGACCCGCGAGTACGTGACGGCGAGGACCCGCGAGTACGTGACGGCGAGGACCCGCGACTACGTGACGGCGAGGATCCGCGGGTGCGGGAGAGCGGCGGCCCGCGGGCGGGTGTCCCGCGACAGGTCGCGGGTGGCGGGCACGTGGTGGTGCACCCCGGGGCCAGCGTCGAGGCGCGCTCCTGCCCGCCGGACAACCTGCGGCGCATCGTGCGCGAACTCACCGCGGCCGGGCACCGCGTCACGGTCACCGCGGGGCCGGGCGAGGAGAACCTGGCGGCGTACGTCGCCGATGCCGTGGCGGACCTGGTGGCGCCGCCCACCCTGACCGATCTCGCCCACCTGGTGGCGGCCGCCTCCTGCCTGGTGGTCGGCAACACCGGCCCGGCGCATCTGGCCGCCGCCGTCGGCACCCCGGTGATCAGCCTGTACGCGCCGACCGTCCCGTACGCCCAGTGGGGTCCCTACCGGGTGCCGGCGGTCCGGCTCGGCCGGGCCGGCGCCGCCTGCCGTGACACCCGGGCCACCCGCTGCCCGGTGCCCGGCCATCCCTGCCTGTCCACCGTCGAACCGGCCCAGGTGCTCGACGCCGTCGAGCGGCTCGGCGCCGCCAGCCTTGAGGACGTCGCGTGAACATCCTGCTCTGGCACGTGCACGGCTCCTGGACCACGTCGTTCGTCCAGGGCAAGCATCGCTACCTGATCCCGGTCAACGACGCCCGCGACGCGTGGGGCCGCGGCCGGGCCCGCACCTTCGACTGGCCGGACAGCGTCGAGGAGCTGCCGCTGGACCAGATCCGCGACGCGGACGTGGCGATCGTCCAGCGGCCCGAGGAGATCGACCTGGTGCCACCCAGCCTGCCGGTGATCTACGTGGAGCACAACACCCCGAAGGGCGACGTGCCGAACACCCGGCACCCGATGGCCGACCGGGACGACCTGATCATCGCCCACGTCACCCACTTCAACGACCTGTTCTGGGACTGCGGCGGCACCCGGACCACGGTGATCGAGCACGGCATCGTGGAGCCGAAGGCCCGCTGGACCGGCGAGCTCGACCGTCTCGCGATCGTCACCAACGAGCCGGTACGCCGCGGCCGGGTGACCGGAACCGACCTGTTCGAGCGGTTCACCGCGGCGGCCCCGATCGACGTGTTCGGGATGGGCGTCGCCGATCTGCCCGGCGACCGGATCACCCCGCACGAGGACCCGCCGCAGCACGCCATGCACGACCTGCTCGCCCAGCGCCGTGCCTACCTGCATCTGTGCCGATGGACCTCGCTCGGCCTCAGCCTGATCGAGGCCATGCAGATCGGCATGCCGGTGATCGCGCTGGCCACCACCGAGGCGATCGCCGCCGTGCCGGACGGCGCCGGAGTGCTCTCCACCCGGGTCGACACGCTCGTCGAGGCCGCCCACTGGCTCATCGAGGAACCCGACGAGGCCCGCCGGATGGGCGAACGGGCGCGCCGCGCGGCGCTCGCCCGGTACGGGCTGGACCGCTTCCTCGCCGACTGGGACCACCTTCTGGAGGGACACACATGCGGATCGCGATGATCTCGGAACACGCCAGCCCGCTCGCGGCGCTCGGCGGGGTGGACGCCGGCGGGCAGAACACGCACGTGGCCGACCTGGCCTCGGCGCTGGTCGCGGACGGCCACGAGGTGCGCGTGTACACCCGGCGCGACAGCCCCGACCTGCCCGCGACGGTGCCGGTCGAGGCCGGCTTCGAGGTGGTGCACGTCCCGGCCGGGCCGGAGCGGACGCTGCCCAAGGACGACCTGCTGCCGTTCATGGGCGACTTCGCCACCTGGATGGCGCGGGACTGGCTGGCCTGGCCGCCGGACGTCGCGCACGCGCACTTCTGGATGAGCGGCCTGGCCGCGGTCACCGCGGCCCGCCGCTGCGACGTGCCGGTGGTGCAGACCTT
Protein-coding regions in this window:
- a CDS encoding glycosyltransferase family 2 protein, whose translation is MITVVVPTLGRPSLGALLAALPRDLDILVVDDRPFPPDPLTVPDHVTVIPGPACGPAAARNAGWRATRAEWVVFLDDDVLPGPDWAGRLADDLADAKPDVGGVQGRLRVPLPGHRRPTDWERVTAGLADGSWLTADMAYRRAALEAVDGFDERLPRAFREDADLAYRVRAAGWRLTTGERTTLHPVRPESPWVSLRTQRGNADDALLRRIHGPDWRRRLEIPPGRRSRHAGITGLLAAALIAGAAAAVTRRRGWTVAAAAAATGWVAGTAEFATARIAPGPRDRREVATMVVTSVAIPPVAVAHWLRGWWRWRSAAPKAAAALTAAAPEAAAALTAAAPEAAAALTAAASNAAAAPEAAGRHVTAPEAAAAAPRPAAG
- a CDS encoding sigma-70 family RNA polymerase sigma factor, which gives rise to MRDLDRLEPLEDLDLMADRYAHACERADCREQRRLRERFVREALPFAGRLARRYRGRGEPTDDLVQVARLGLIKTVDRFDPQRGSFTAYAILTITGEIKRHFRDHTWGVHVPRGQQDRVLEFVHARAELTSELARTPTLAELAERLGLDETQVRGAQTSAAAHNTESLNVPLGDTGSEAGDLIGDVDGDLSLVDDRTTVESLLCELPARERRLLALRFWGNLSQVEIADELGISQMHVSRLLSRTLSWLREAMLTDVTPPWAGAGAPEHLVLATAVPDGVRADVRGEIDRDNANQVRRDLMTAAGTCGRGRRLTVDLSGVPLLSAAGIGMLTAVYEVARQREVRMLITGVQPYVARVLAISGLGELLVP
- a CDS encoding Rieske 2Fe-2S domain-containing protein: MTTGKPVSMPILNRLEEARRLDGVSDKLQSAVSAAVRPQRLRDLLHGTWLGHPLHPVMVQVPVGAFVSTAILDLLPGVRRAQQTLLAVGVATAVPAAVAGWTDWSQMTRDRRRVGLVHAGSNAVAIGLYAASLVARLRGRTARGKALSLAGLSAAGFGAYLGGHLAYAQSAGTNQAAPDLARLPEEWTEVCSLASVPERRTVVRLAGDVPVLLYRIGDRVSALVERCGHETGPLGEGDVTGAGWDACVVCPWHGSTFRLADGAVVHGPAANNQPVIPVRVQDGRVEIRRP
- a CDS encoding MFS transporter produces the protein MFAPLRERNYRLWATADLVSTAGTWMQVLGLNWLILSDTGSAATMGLVVMLQALPVLILGTWGGALADRLPARPLLIASQAVRALLALALVAHGGHPLIYAVALASGVISSFEGPALGRFGSALVPPSALGSALALGSVLSSAGRIGGMALGGILVGVTGPAALFVINAVSYLAVIGALSAMRTGELRDLPTAAPGERGIRSGLRYIAGQPIVLIVLALSFVLGSLGRNYQVSMAAMTAGPLHAGSGAYGLLSTVFAVGAVLGGLLLAGSGRSTLRVLLGTGLTISLLQLGAGLAPNLTSFAALILPIAAGAVVFDTVVSTRIQLDTREDMRGRVLAAVGIVSSLSGMFGAPAVGWLCDTAGPRGALLLGGAITTAAALAGAAAVARATGRGLHLPEPFTPAEQMA
- a CDS encoding carbamoyltransferase C-terminal domain-containing protein; this translates as MRVLGINAIFHDPAAALIVDGQVVAAAEEERFSRRKHGKRPVPFAAWELPELSAAWCLQEAGLTPGDLDAVAYSFDPGITRDAADLGLDDPWDHLRVDYARRAPQFLAAALPGLDPEQVRFVPHHVAHAASAGLSVPDDNAVLVLDGRGEVAGHLAGAYRDGELSVLRTQELPHSLGLLYEDLTRHLGFLHSSDEYKVMALASYGKPKFLDLLRELVRSTGDGGFTVERIDWGALAKPCAPGAELSDVHADLAASVQKRLEEVILDLARWTYEASGGLPTLTMAGGTALNCVANGRLAAEGPFDRVWVQPAAGDSGTALGAALAVHGQSIPFTTAALGRGWSDEELEADLKRAALPYTRPASIAAEAAEVLARNGIVAWYQGRSEYGPRALGHRSLLAHPGDKDTQRRMNDVKGREQFRPIAPMVRAERFHDIFEGVYPSEHMLFVHRVKPDWRDRIPAVVHVDGTARVQTVHADTEPVVAEMLAEFEKRTGLPVVVNTSLNTAGRPMVDTPREAMELFGSAPVDLLAIGPFAVHRAGAFRA
- a CDS encoding ChaB family protein, producing MPTRDEMPSTLRRSPKKAQDTYVAAHDSAVDQYGEGERAHRTAFSAVKHSFEKVGDHWEPKAKKGPSDAKAAGGRDTRAETAGGVDANASKEHLLDLAKRLDVTGRSRMTKAELVDAIQKANDRSTRKARS
- a CDS encoding glycosyltransferase family 2 protein; the encoded protein is MSVINAQDVETDEVTVVVATRNRADRLRDTVPHHRAPTIIVDNASDQPLDFPGVVRLPENLGAAARNIGVELATTPYVAFADDDSYWQPDSLAQAAKIFRAHPRTALLTARVLIGPEARVDPISDEMARAPLGTAPDAPGPAVLGFLSCATIVRRDAFLGVNGFHPRLFVYGEEALLAMDLAAAGHHLAYVQALTVRHFPEPAGRDPRARLRREARNRALTALLRRPPRVVATTLAEVARTEPAALLDVTRDLPWALTHRRPLPGEVEAALRRLES
- a CDS encoding aldehyde dehydrogenase, producing MREVTQLIGGAWRPGGSGRELTVSNPADDSLVTRTVASDEGDVVAAVGAARDAAPGWAATAPAARGAALHAVANAVEADADELAALMSAEMGKPVADARDSVLAGVGTLRQYAELGPVHRGRTLAGNDDAIDLMAYGPRGVVAVITPWNDPVAVACGLLGAALVTGNTVVHKPSERTPGTGHRLIELFALHFPAGVLNMVAGDGAVGAVLAAARVDVVAHVGSTATGRSIAAACARTGAKALLENGGKDPLLVDAGVDPGWAAGQAALGAFANSGQICVAVERIYVHRAVAGEFLAALESEAEAWGSRIGPLVDRRLRAAVDDQVQRAVKDGAVALRGGAVPAGPGAFYPPTVLSDCTDDMAVMRDETFGPVAPVMVVDSFADGLRRSGASDYGLAATVLTPSMSNAQAAWRALPAGTVKINAVFGGAPGGAAQPRGFSGSGFGYGPELLDEMTCTKVVHLAAPAGGW